A genome region from Armatimonadota bacterium includes the following:
- a CDS encoding pyridoxal phosphate-dependent aminotransferase, with amino-acid sequence MKVSVRARNTLPSPTLGITARAKALAAQGVDVIDFGAGEPDFDTPAHIRAAAIEAIEQGFTRYTPSAGAPALRQAVCQSFLRDYGLQYRPEQVLVGVGAKHVLFNLMQALLDPGDEVIIPSPYWVSYPEQVKLAGGVPVALCGEPEAGYMPSTDGVKAALTPRTRAIILNSPGNPTGAVASRRRVKELVSLAIKHDLVIISDEIYAKLIYDDNEHVSPAGLGAEAYARTVTVNGCSKTWAMTGWRIGYCGAADTELISAMSRMQDQSTSNPASISQKAALAALTGPQECVEEMRLAFEERRNRIVELLNAIPGIRCPMPGGAFYAFPDVSGLIGLGADNVTIDGADSLAAYLLDAVQVAVVPGAGFGAPGNIRISYATSIPVIEAGLERMQDAICRLR; translated from the coding sequence ATGAAGGTTTCGGTACGCGCGCGCAATACGCTGCCCTCGCCAACGCTTGGCATAACAGCCCGGGCGAAAGCGTTGGCGGCACAGGGCGTGGACGTGATCGATTTCGGCGCCGGCGAACCCGATTTTGATACTCCCGCACATATTCGCGCTGCCGCTATTGAAGCCATTGAACAAGGCTTCACGCGCTACACGCCCAGTGCAGGCGCACCCGCATTGCGGCAGGCGGTGTGCCAGTCATTTCTTCGCGATTATGGTTTGCAGTATCGCCCGGAGCAGGTGCTGGTTGGTGTGGGCGCCAAACACGTACTGTTCAACCTGATGCAGGCGCTGCTCGACCCTGGCGACGAGGTGATTATTCCATCGCCGTACTGGGTGAGCTATCCGGAACAGGTCAAGCTGGCCGGTGGCGTGCCGGTAGCGCTTTGCGGCGAGCCCGAGGCCGGATACATGCCGTCCACCGACGGAGTCAAGGCGGCACTCACGCCGCGGACGCGGGCGATCATCCTGAATTCGCCGGGCAATCCGACCGGCGCTGTAGCGTCCAGAAGGCGTGTCAAGGAGCTGGTTTCGCTGGCGATCAAGCACGACCTTGTGATCATCAGCGACGAGATCTACGCAAAGCTTATCTACGATGATAATGAGCATGTAAGCCCGGCCGGTCTCGGCGCCGAAGCGTACGCCCGCACCGTCACGGTCAACGGCTGCTCCAAAACGTGGGCCATGACCGGCTGGCGTATCGGCTACTGCGGGGCCGCCGACACCGAGTTGATTTCCGCCATGAGCCGTATGCAGGATCAATCAACATCCAACCCGGCGTCGATATCGCAAAAGGCGGCACTGGCAGCGCTTACCGGTCCGCAGGAGTGTGTAGAGGAGATGCGCCTGGCCTTTGAAGAGAGGCGCAACCGGATTGTGGAGCTGCTGAACGCCATACCGGGTATCCGCTGCCCAATGCCCGGCGGCGCGTTTTACGCATTTCCGGACGTGAGCGGCCTGATCGGGCTCGGCGCCGACAATGTTACGATCGATGGAGCCGACTCTCTGGCAGCGTACCTGCTGGACGCCGTGCAGGTTGCGGTGGTGCCCGGCGCCGGATTCGGCGCGCCGGGAAACATCCGCATCTCTTACGCCACCTCCATACCGGTAATTGAAGCCGGGCTGGAACGGATGCAAGATGCCATCTGCCGGCTGCGCTGA
- the rnc gene encoding ribonuclease III, with protein sequence MTRSDAQPQRDPTQLADLEERLGVSFRRIDLLRHALRHRSASLAPNEPSNERLEFLGDAIIGMVVSHELFRSDPSLSEGGLAKSKSFVVSKPALAAAARQLGLSAFVQMSATDAAAGGCERDSVLADTFEAVIAAVYLDRGITAARRTIRLWLGAAMDGALAGGIGCDYKSALQEMVQARLRHAPVYRTSPSGVVHKQVFDAEVLVNHCMVGAGTGSSKRAAQQAAARAALSRIEADGWPEGVVDVEPQASSANGERGTPPGALPVVQEDAVDA encoded by the coding sequence ATGACACGCAGCGACGCGCAGCCGCAGCGCGATCCGACACAGCTCGCCGATCTGGAAGAGCGCCTTGGCGTAAGCTTCCGCCGCATCGATCTGCTGCGCCACGCGCTGCGCCATCGTTCCGCATCGTTGGCGCCGAACGAACCGAGCAATGAGCGCCTCGAGTTCCTCGGCGACGCGATAATCGGCATGGTGGTGAGCCACGAGTTGTTCCGGAGTGACCCATCGCTCAGTGAAGGCGGCCTGGCCAAATCCAAATCGTTTGTGGTCAGCAAGCCGGCGCTGGCCGCGGCCGCCCGTCAGCTGGGTTTGAGCGCTTTTGTTCAGATGAGCGCAACCGATGCAGCTGCTGGGGGATGTGAGCGCGACTCGGTGCTTGCAGATACGTTTGAGGCTGTAATTGCAGCCGTCTACCTGGATCGCGGAATAACGGCAGCACGCCGAACCATCCGGTTGTGGCTTGGCGCTGCGATGGACGGGGCGCTTGCCGGCGGAATCGGCTGTGACTATAAGAGCGCACTGCAGGAGATGGTGCAGGCGCGGCTTCGGCATGCGCCGGTATACCGCACCTCACCCTCCGGCGTGGTGCACAAGCAGGTGTTTGACGCGGAAGTGCTGGTCAACCACTGCATGGTGGGCGCCGGCACCGGCTCTTCAAAACGGGCGGCACAGCAGGCAGCTGCGCGTGCCGCACTCAGCCGGATAGAGGCGGATGGATGGCCGGAAGGCGTCGTTGACGTCGAGCCGCAGGCCAGCAGCGCAAACGGTGAGCGTGGAACGCCTCCGGGCGCGTTACCAGTTGTGCAGGAGGACGCAGTTGACGCTTGA
- the mtnA gene encoding S-methyl-5-thioribose-1-phosphate isomerase yields MGSQGLPPTVAWRNGAAWLIDQRILPGELKVIPIHSAAEMADAISSMVVRGAPAIGCCAALGLLMTAASHASCGRPEFDAAIDADAALLKRSRPTAVNLGWAVDKLLATAADVNGGPLAAFAAMEACAIQMLEEDVAANCSMGRHGAALLPQSGGVLTHCNAGALATVGYGTALGVIRAAVEQGKSIRVFADETRPRLQGMRLTAWELAQDGIPVTVLADGAAASLMRSGCVDCVVVGADRIAANGDTANKVGTYSVAISAARHALPFYVAAPLSTFDLALRDGLEIPIEQRDSSEVSHVEGVQLAPNGVDVWNPAFDVTPAELITAFITELGVLRPPYHASIAGAFRAAGRRQP; encoded by the coding sequence ATGGGTTCCCAAGGTCTGCCGCCCACAGTGGCCTGGCGAAATGGCGCGGCCTGGCTGATCGATCAACGCATTCTGCCGGGTGAACTCAAAGTGATTCCGATCCACTCCGCCGCAGAGATGGCCGACGCCATCTCGTCGATGGTAGTGCGCGGCGCGCCGGCGATCGGCTGCTGTGCGGCACTTGGCTTGCTGATGACAGCCGCCTCCCACGCAAGCTGCGGACGTCCGGAATTCGACGCGGCGATCGATGCCGATGCGGCGCTGCTAAAGCGGTCACGCCCAACCGCTGTCAATTTGGGATGGGCAGTCGACAAACTGCTGGCCACGGCGGCTGACGTGAATGGAGGCCCGCTTGCAGCGTTCGCGGCGATGGAAGCGTGCGCAATACAGATGCTTGAGGAGGATGTGGCCGCCAATTGCAGTATGGGTCGGCATGGCGCAGCCCTACTGCCGCAGTCGGGCGGAGTGCTGACGCACTGTAACGCCGGAGCGCTTGCCACGGTTGGGTATGGCACGGCTCTTGGCGTGATCCGCGCAGCTGTAGAGCAGGGCAAAAGCATCCGCGTCTTTGCCGATGAGACGCGCCCACGGCTGCAGGGCATGCGCCTCACCGCCTGGGAACTGGCGCAAGACGGCATCCCGGTCACCGTTCTCGCGGATGGCGCTGCGGCATCGCTGATGCGCAGCGGATGCGTGGATTGCGTTGTTGTTGGCGCCGACCGCATCGCCGCCAACGGTGACACGGCAAATAAGGTCGGCACCTACTCGGTGGCCATCAGCGCGGCTCGGCATGCACTGCCATTCTATGTAGCGGCGCCGCTCTCTACGTTCGATCTTGCGTTGAGGGATGGCCTTGAGATACCGATTGAGCAGCGTGACTCATCCGAAGTTAGCCATGTAGAAGGGGTGCAGTTGGCGCCCAACGGCGTGGATGTCTGGAACCCCGCGTTTGACGTGACGCCGGCCGAGCTGATCACGGCCTTCATCACCGAGCTTGGGGTTCTGCGGCCGCCGTACCACGCATCGATCGCCGGGGCGTTCCGCGCAGCTGGAAGGAGGCAGCCATGA
- a CDS encoding S-methyl-5'-thioadenosine phosphorylase has protein sequence MDGRKASLTSSRRPAAQTVSVERLRARYQLCRRTQLTLEARADIGVIGGSGFYSLLDDVHEIPVSTPYGPPSDSLFIAEVGGRGVAFLPRHGRSHTIPPHQINYRANIWAMHQAGVRYLISPCAAGSLQKHIKPEDFVVCDQFVDRTRGRKDTFFDGPEVAHVSAAEPYCPHLRKLAVAVTEAHNICVHPRGTVVVVQGPRFSTRAESQWFTRAGWEVISMTQYPESYLALELGIAPVNISLITDYDVGLVADGEVPAVTASDVMAVFKRNSDRIRGVVLDLIRRIPPDLDSPCHHLAAVAKVGEA, from the coding sequence ATGGATGGCCGGAAGGCGTCGTTGACGTCGAGCCGCAGGCCAGCAGCGCAAACGGTGAGCGTGGAACGCCTCCGGGCGCGTTACCAGTTGTGCAGGAGGACGCAGTTGACGCTTGAGGCGCGTGCCGATATCGGCGTTATCGGCGGCAGTGGCTTCTATTCACTGCTCGACGATGTGCATGAAATACCGGTAAGCACTCCCTACGGCCCGCCGAGCGACAGCCTGTTCATTGCCGAGGTAGGTGGCCGCGGCGTCGCATTTCTACCGCGGCATGGAAGGTCTCATACAATTCCTCCCCACCAGATCAACTACCGGGCCAACATCTGGGCGATGCATCAGGCCGGAGTGCGGTATCTCATCAGTCCCTGTGCGGCCGGGAGCTTGCAGAAGCATATCAAGCCGGAGGACTTTGTGGTGTGCGATCAGTTTGTGGATCGCACTCGCGGACGGAAGGATACATTCTTCGATGGTCCTGAGGTGGCCCATGTCAGCGCGGCAGAGCCCTACTGCCCCCACCTGCGCAAGTTGGCGGTAGCAGTGACAGAGGCGCACAACATCTGCGTTCATCCGCGAGGAACCGTGGTGGTTGTCCAGGGGCCGCGCTTCTCGACGCGCGCCGAAAGTCAGTGGTTTACTCGCGCAGGCTGGGAGGTGATCAGTATGACGCAATACCCTGAGAGCTACCTGGCCCTTGAGCTCGGAATAGCGCCCGTGAACATCAGCCTGATCACGGATTACGACGTGGGCCTGGTTGCCGATGGCGAGGTCCCTGCAGTGACCGCCTCGGACGTGATGGCGGTGTTTAAGAGGAACTCGGATCGGATCCGGGGCGTTGTCCTGGACCTGATTCGGAGGATCCCGCCCGATCTCGACAGCCCGTGCCACCACCTCGCCGCGGTTGCCAAGGTAGGTGAAGCGTGA
- a CDS encoding adenine phosphoribosyltransferase — MKPLRAASLIRDIPDFPKPGILFKDITPVLADPDAFREVTQAMTAWAAGQRVDAVAAIEARGFLFGGPVALSLDVPLIPVRKPGKLPHSTIAEEYLLEYGSNTVEMHRDAVAAGQRVLVIDDLLATGGTAGAVGSLLRQLGAEVAGYAFFIELMFLNGRQTLAPAEVLSLVKIE, encoded by the coding sequence ATGAAGCCGTTACGAGCAGCAAGCCTTATCCGCGACATACCCGATTTTCCAAAACCCGGAATACTGTTCAAAGACATCACCCCGGTCCTCGCCGATCCCGATGCCTTTCGGGAGGTGACTCAGGCGATGACGGCGTGGGCGGCCGGCCAGCGCGTGGACGCCGTCGCGGCCATCGAGGCGCGAGGGTTTCTCTTCGGCGGTCCCGTGGCGCTCAGCCTGGATGTGCCGCTGATTCCGGTGCGAAAACCGGGAAAGCTTCCGCATTCTACGATTGCGGAAGAGTATCTATTGGAGTACGGTTCCAACACGGTTGAGATGCACCGCGATGCCGTGGCGGCTGGCCAGCGCGTGCTGGTCATCGACGACCTGCTGGCCACGGGCGGAACGGCGGGCGCAGTCGGGAGTCTGCTCCGCCAGCTGGGCGCAGAGGTGGCCGGTTACGCATTTTTCATCGAATTGATGTTCCTGAACGGTCGGCAGACTCTTGCGCCGGCGGAAGTGCTGTCGCTGGTGAAGATCGAGTAA